Proteins from one Oncorhynchus tshawytscha isolate Ot180627B linkage group LG16, Otsh_v2.0, whole genome shotgun sequence genomic window:
- the LOC112232696 gene encoding caveolae-associated protein 4a-like has translation MADKLGLAVGDDTATIMALLERVAGIIDNVQTCQTRMEERQLELENSVKTIQEDVVKLTVNHAATSSTVDRLLEKTRKVSCHIKDVRVRVENQNIRVKKVETTQEELLAKNKFRVVIYQGDSEVSAVAAGKEPKEPKDPKEPKPSVAEVEPDHFELPPESDDEYMVVEEASSTAAKMKKSGLTRMESFKSTFSRLNMTKTKENMSSKVGQMGERIVSTERRQKIRQSGERLKQSGSRLKESIASHVPAKLKKERTVAEGQEGAVGVTEDATPVPPPKGHKSNSPKLAEDGVEEEVPMHDIKQLS, from the exons ATGGCTGATAAACTAGGTCTGGCTGTGGGGGACGATACTGCAACCATCATGGCGCTATTGGAGCGTGTAGCGGGCATCATCGACAACGTGCAGACGTGCCAGACGCGTATGGAGGAGAGGCAGCTCGAGCTGGAGAACAGTGTCAAGACCATCCAGGAGGATGTGGTGAAGCTGACGGTAAACCATGCCGCCACGAGCAGCACAGTGGACAGGTTGCTGGAGAAGACGCGCAAGGTCAGCTGCCACATCAAGGACGTTCGGGTACGGGTAGAGAATCAGAACATCCGCGTCAAGAAGGTGGAAACCACCCAGGAGGAACTGTTGGCCAAGAACAAGTTCCGGGTTGTCATCTACCAG GGGGACAGTGAGGTGTCAGCTGTGGCAGCCGGAAAGGAACCCAAAGAACCCAAGGATCCCAAGGAACCCAAACCGTCTGTGGCCGAAGTGGAGCCAGACCACTTTGAGCTCCCCCCTGAGTCTGATGATGAGTACATGGTGGTGGAGGAAGCCTCGTCCACGGCCGCTAAGATGAAGAAATCAGGCCTAACCCGCATGGAGAGCTTCAAGTCCACCTTCTCCCGCTTGAACATGACAAAGACGAAAGAGAACATGAGCAGCAAGGTTGGCCAGATGGGTGAGCGCATCGTATCAACCGAGCGTCGGCAGAAGATTCGCCAGTCTGGGGAGAGGCTCAAGCAGTCCGGCTCGCGGCTCAAGGAATCCATTGCCAGCCATGTGCCAGCCaaactgaagaaggagaggactgtGGCGGAGGGCCAGGAGGGGGCTGTGGGGGTCACCGAGGACGCCACACCCGTCCCGCCACCCAAGGGCCACAAATCCAACAGCCCTAAGCTCGCTGAGGATGGCGTAGAGGAGGAGGTGCCGATGCATGATATTAAACAGCTCTCCTAA